In Plantibacter sp. PA-3-X8, one DNA window encodes the following:
- a CDS encoding cell division protein SepF, with the protein MSNPLKKTMVYLGLADDDLEYEQQHAAQAEPTQQSEPRRAERPERAERVERVEKAAPVTPLRKPVPVRQPVAPSSDLNEILTVHPKQYRDAQIIAESFRDGVPVIINLSQMSDGDARRLIDFASGLSQGLYGKIERVTSKVFLLSPEHVAVSGDNGQGAPEATEATFFAQS; encoded by the coding sequence ATGTCGAACCCACTGAAGAAGACCATGGTGTACCTCGGGCTCGCCGACGATGATCTCGAGTACGAGCAGCAGCACGCTGCCCAGGCCGAGCCCACGCAGCAGTCCGAGCCTCGCCGGGCAGAACGTCCCGAGCGCGCAGAGCGTGTCGAGCGCGTCGAGAAGGCCGCTCCCGTGACCCCGCTGCGCAAGCCGGTCCCGGTCCGCCAGCCGGTCGCCCCGAGCTCCGACCTCAACGAGATCCTCACGGTGCACCCCAAGCAGTACCGCGACGCTCAGATCATCGCCGAGAGCTTCCGCGACGGTGTCCCGGTCATCATCAACCTCTCCCAGATGAGCGACGGCGACGCCCGACGCCTCATCGACTTCGCCAGTGGCCTCTCGCAGGGCCTCTACGGGAAGATCGAGCGAGTGACGAGCAAGGTCTTCCTGCTCTCGCCCGAGCACGTCGCCGTTTCCGGCGACAACGGGCAGGGCGCACCGGAAGCGACCGAGGCGACCTTCTTCGCTCAGTCATAA
- the dnaE gene encoding DNA polymerase III subunit alpha produces the protein MLDGAARVKPLIQAAVEQGMPAVAVTDHGNMFGAFDFWRTATDAGIKPIIGTEAYITPGTARGDRTRIKWGDGGGDDVSGAGAYTHMTLLSETTEGMHNLFRLSSKASIEGYYFKPRMDREILSQYSAGLIATTGCPSGEVQTRLRLGQYDEAVKAAADFRDIFGAENYFCEIMDHGLGIERRIMADLIRLSKDLGLPLLATNDLHYTHAADAKAHAALLCVQSGSTLNDPNRFKFDADEFYLKSADEMRRLFREYPEACDNTLAIAERCDVAFDTSANYMPRFPVPEGENEESWFIKEVETGLNLRYPNGIPADVRERANYETRVIVQMGFPGYFLVVADFIQWSKRNGIRVGPGRGSGAGSMAAYAMQITDLDPLRHGLIFERFLNPDRVSMPDFDVDFDDRRRGEVIKYVTEKYGDERVAQIVTYGTIKAKQALKDSSRVLGFPFGMGDKLTKAMPPAVMGKDIPLEGILDTKHPRYKEAVDLRGILDTDPEARTVFETALGIENLKRQWGVHAAGVIMSSDPLIDIIPIMKREQDGQIVTQFDYPACESLGLIKMDFLGLRNLTIINDALDNIKSNRDIELVLEDLELDDRGAYELLSRGDTLGVFQLDGGPMRALLRLMKPDNFEDISALIALYRPGPMGANSHTNYALRKNGLQEITPIHPQLEEPLSEILSTSYGLIIYQEQVMAIAQKVAGFSLGQADILRRAMGKKKKSELDKQFEGFSGGMVANGFSMEAVNKLWEILLPFSDYAFNKAHSAAYGVISYWTAYLKAHYPAEYMAGLLTSVGDSKDKMALYLNECRRMGIQVLPPDVNESIGFFAAVGEDIRFGLGAVRNVGSNVVELIRQAREREGRFTSFHDFLRKVPLPVANKRTIESLIKAGAFDSMGDSRRALYEIHEDAVDSVVKDKRAEASGSIGFDFDSLFAEVGEVPLASVPARPDWSKRDKLNFEREMLGLYVSDHPLAGLEIELAKHATTTITDLMTSEGMDGETVVISGLVTSVQHRIAKASGNQYGMIQVEDFGGEMTAMFMGKAYQEFASELVGDSIVVVRGRVSVRDDGMNLHAYSIFSPELPEAGADRMLQLSMADARATTETVTTLSDVLTRHAGSTEVRLKLIRGEIARVFELPHRVSLSSGLFGELKSLLGPNCLG, from the coding sequence ATGCTCGACGGAGCAGCCCGCGTGAAGCCGCTCATCCAGGCCGCGGTCGAGCAGGGGATGCCCGCCGTCGCCGTGACCGACCACGGCAACATGTTCGGCGCCTTCGACTTCTGGCGCACGGCGACCGATGCCGGTATCAAGCCGATCATCGGCACCGAGGCGTACATCACCCCGGGGACCGCGCGCGGCGACCGGACGAGGATCAAGTGGGGCGACGGCGGGGGAGACGACGTCTCCGGCGCCGGCGCCTACACCCACATGACCTTGCTCTCGGAGACCACCGAGGGGATGCATAACCTCTTCCGGCTCTCGTCGAAGGCGTCGATCGAGGGGTACTACTTCAAGCCACGCATGGACCGCGAGATCCTGAGCCAGTACAGCGCCGGCCTCATCGCGACGACCGGCTGCCCGAGCGGCGAGGTGCAGACGAGACTCCGTCTCGGTCAATACGACGAGGCGGTCAAGGCCGCGGCGGACTTCCGCGACATCTTCGGCGCGGAGAACTACTTCTGCGAGATCATGGACCACGGGCTCGGGATCGAGCGCAGGATCATGGCCGACCTCATCAGGCTGTCCAAAGACCTCGGTCTCCCGCTCCTCGCGACGAACGACCTCCACTACACGCACGCCGCGGACGCCAAAGCCCACGCCGCCCTCCTCTGCGTGCAGTCCGGCTCCACCCTCAACGACCCGAACCGGTTCAAGTTCGACGCGGACGAGTTCTACCTGAAGTCCGCGGACGAGATGCGCCGACTGTTCCGCGAGTACCCCGAGGCGTGCGACAACACCCTCGCGATCGCGGAGCGGTGCGACGTCGCCTTCGACACCTCGGCCAACTACATGCCGCGGTTCCCCGTGCCGGAGGGCGAGAACGAGGAGAGCTGGTTCATCAAGGAGGTCGAGACCGGGCTGAACCTGCGGTACCCGAACGGGATCCCAGCCGACGTCCGGGAACGGGCGAACTACGAGACGCGCGTCATCGTGCAGATGGGTTTCCCCGGGTACTTCCTCGTCGTCGCCGACTTCATCCAGTGGTCGAAGCGCAACGGCATCCGCGTCGGTCCCGGTCGTGGTTCCGGTGCGGGCTCCATGGCCGCGTACGCTATGCAGATCACCGACCTCGACCCGCTCCGCCACGGGCTCATCTTCGAGCGGTTCCTCAACCCCGACCGCGTGTCGATGCCCGACTTCGACGTCGACTTCGACGACCGCCGCCGCGGCGAGGTCATCAAGTACGTCACCGAGAAGTACGGCGACGAGCGCGTCGCGCAGATCGTCACCTACGGCACCATCAAGGCCAAGCAGGCGCTCAAGGACTCGTCGCGCGTCCTCGGCTTCCCGTTCGGCATGGGCGACAAACTGACGAAGGCCATGCCGCCGGCGGTCATGGGCAAGGACATCCCGCTCGAGGGCATCCTCGACACCAAGCACCCGCGGTACAAGGAGGCGGTCGACCTCCGTGGCATCCTCGACACCGACCCGGAAGCGCGGACCGTCTTCGAGACCGCGCTCGGCATCGAGAACCTGAAGCGCCAGTGGGGTGTCCACGCGGCCGGCGTGATCATGTCGAGCGACCCGCTCATCGACATCATCCCGATCATGAAGCGCGAGCAGGACGGCCAGATCGTCACGCAGTTCGACTACCCGGCGTGCGAGTCCCTCGGATTGATCAAGATGGACTTCCTCGGGTTGCGCAACCTGACGATCATCAACGACGCCCTCGACAACATCAAGAGCAACCGCGACATCGAACTCGTCCTCGAAGACCTCGAACTCGACGACCGCGGTGCGTACGAACTCCTGTCCCGAGGCGACACCCTCGGGGTGTTCCAGCTCGACGGCGGACCGATGCGCGCGCTGCTGCGCCTCATGAAACCCGACAACTTCGAGGACATCTCGGCGCTGATCGCGCTGTACCGGCCAGGGCCGATGGGCGCGAACTCGCACACGAACTACGCGCTGCGGAAGAACGGCCTCCAGGAGATCACCCCGATCCACCCGCAGCTCGAGGAGCCGCTCTCCGAGATCCTGTCGACGAGCTACGGCCTCATCATCTACCAGGAGCAGGTGATGGCGATCGCGCAGAAGGTCGCCGGCTTCTCCCTCGGGCAGGCCGACATCCTCCGTCGTGCGATGGGCAAGAAGAAGAAGTCCGAACTGGACAAGCAGTTCGAGGGCTTCTCCGGCGGCATGGTCGCGAACGGCTTCTCGATGGAGGCCGTCAACAAGCTGTGGGAGATCCTCCTCCCGTTCTCGGACTACGCGTTCAACAAAGCGCACTCCGCCGCCTACGGGGTCATCTCCTACTGGACGGCGTACCTCAAGGCGCACTACCCGGCCGAGTACATGGCCGGTCTGCTGACGAGTGTCGGCGACTCCAAGGACAAGATGGCGCTCTACCTCAACGAGTGCCGCCGAATGGGGATCCAGGTCCTGCCGCCCGACGTCAACGAGTCCATCGGGTTCTTCGCCGCAGTCGGGGAGGACATCCGGTTCGGTCTGGGTGCCGTCCGCAACGTCGGATCGAACGTCGTGGAACTCATCCGGCAGGCACGCGAGCGCGAGGGCAGGTTCACCTCCTTCCACGACTTCCTCCGCAAGGTGCCGCTGCCGGTGGCGAACAAGCGGACCATCGAGTCGCTCATCAAGGCCGGCGCGTTCGACTCCATGGGCGACAGCAGACGTGCGCTCTACGAGATCCACGAGGACGCCGTCGACTCGGTCGTGAAGGACAAGCGTGCCGAGGCGTCCGGGAGCATCGGCTTCGACTTCGACAGCCTGTTCGCCGAGGTCGGCGAAGTGCCGCTCGCGAGCGTCCCCGCGCGTCCTGACTGGAGCAAGCGCGACAAACTCAACTTCGAACGGGAGATGCTGGGGCTGTACGTCTCGGACCACCCGCTGGCCGGACTCGAGATCGAGTTGGCGAAGCACGCCACGACGACCATCACCGACCTCATGACCTCCGAGGGCATGGACGGCGAGACCGTCGTGATCTCGGGGCTCGTCACGAGTGTCCAGCACCGGATCGCCAAGGCCTCCGGCAACCAGTACGGCATGATCCAGGTCGAGGACTTCGGCGGCGAGATGACCGCCATGTTCATGGGCAAGGCGTACCAGGAGTTCGCATCCGAACTCGTCGGCGACTCGATCGTGGTGGTTCGCGGACGGGTCAGTGTCCGAGACGACGGGATGAACCTCCACGCGTACAGCATCTTCTCGCCCGAACTGCCCGAGGCCGGTGCCGATCGCATGCTCCAGCTGTCGATGGCGGACGCCCGGGCGACGACCGAGACGGTGACCACGCTCAGCGATGTGTTGACGCGGCACGCTGGGTCGACCGAGGTCCGATTGAAGCTCATCCGAGGCGAGATCGCGCGGGTGTTCGAGCTGCCCCATCGCGTCAGTCTCTCGTCCGGACTCTTCGGCGAGCTGAAGTCCCTGCTCGGCCCGAACTGTCTCGGCTGA
- a CDS encoding YggT family protein has product MASLISVIGTILYLALLLYFFVLWARFILDLARVLRPQWRPSGVGLVLAELSFTVTDPPIRFFRRVLPRVAVGPVALDFGWTLTMLCCIIAMTLVQLL; this is encoded by the coding sequence GTGGCTTCTCTCATCTCCGTGATCGGCACGATCCTCTATCTCGCGCTGCTCCTGTACTTCTTCGTCCTCTGGGCGCGGTTCATCCTCGACCTGGCTCGGGTACTCCGACCGCAGTGGCGACCGTCGGGCGTCGGCCTGGTCCTCGCCGAGCTCAGTTTCACGGTCACCGACCCGCCGATCCGGTTCTTCCGCCGTGTCCTGCCGCGCGTCGCGGTCGGTCCCGTCGCGCTCGACTTCGGTTGGACGCTCACGATGCTGTGTTGCATCATCGCGATGACGCTCGTCCAGCTCCTGTAG
- the nrdR gene encoding transcriptional regulator NrdR, which yields MYCPFCRHPDSRVIDSRTSDDGLAIRRRRQCPECGRRFSTMETSSLGVIKRSGVVEPFSREKVVSGVRKACQGRPVTDSDLAVLAQRVEESIRATGASQIDANDIGLAILAPLRELDEVAYLRFASVYQAFESLDDFESAIALLRVEHASGAAPVPSEEL from the coding sequence ATGTACTGCCCGTTCTGCCGCCACCCGGATTCCCGTGTGATCGACTCGCGCACCAGCGACGACGGACTCGCCATCCGCCGACGCCGGCAGTGCCCCGAGTGCGGGAGGCGCTTCAGCACCATGGAGACCTCGAGTCTCGGCGTGATCAAACGTTCCGGCGTGGTGGAGCCCTTCAGCCGGGAGAAGGTCGTGAGCGGTGTCCGCAAGGCCTGCCAGGGCCGCCCGGTGACGGACTCCGACCTCGCCGTCCTGGCTCAGCGGGTGGAGGAGTCCATCCGCGCCACCGGCGCGTCGCAGATCGACGCGAACGACATCGGTCTGGCGATCCTCGCGCCGTTGCGTGAGTTGGACGAGGTCGCGTACCTCCGCTTCGCCAGTGTCTACCAGGCCTTCGAATCGCTCGACGACTTCGAGTCCGCGATCGCGCTGCTCCGCGTCGAGCACGCTTCCGGTGCCGCCCCCGTGCCGTCCGAGGAGCTCTGA
- a CDS encoding RluA family pseudouridine synthase — MNESRSLYVPDGLDGERVDAGLAKLLGFSRSYAAEVALAGGVTMNGKSVDKSDRLLGGAWLEIEWTPRREAVIVPIAVPDLGIVHDDDEIVVVDKPAGVAAHPSVGWEGPTVLGALAAAGFRISTSGAAERAGIVHRLDAGTSGLMVVAKTERAYTWLKRAFHDREVEKIYRAVVQGHPDPLAGTIDGPIGRHPRHDWRFAVTADGKPSITHYETLEAFPYASLLEVHLETGRTHQIRVHMAAQRHPCVGDAMYGADAALSARLGLTRQWLHATKLGFAHPATGEFVRFEAAYPADLQHALSVLELDWADARRSRRCP; from the coding sequence GTGAACGAGTCCCGCAGCCTGTACGTCCCCGACGGACTCGACGGCGAGCGCGTCGACGCCGGACTCGCCAAGCTCCTGGGCTTCTCGCGCAGCTACGCAGCCGAGGTGGCCTTGGCCGGCGGCGTTACCATGAACGGGAAGTCGGTCGACAAGTCCGATCGCCTGCTCGGCGGCGCTTGGCTCGAGATCGAATGGACGCCTCGACGGGAGGCCGTGATCGTCCCGATCGCCGTCCCCGACCTCGGCATCGTCCACGACGACGACGAGATCGTCGTCGTCGACAAGCCTGCGGGCGTCGCGGCGCATCCCTCGGTCGGTTGGGAGGGACCGACGGTGCTCGGCGCCCTCGCGGCGGCGGGCTTCCGCATCTCGACCTCGGGAGCCGCCGAGCGCGCGGGCATCGTCCATCGGCTGGACGCCGGGACGAGCGGCCTCATGGTCGTCGCGAAGACCGAGCGGGCCTACACCTGGCTCAAGCGGGCCTTCCACGACCGCGAGGTCGAGAAGATCTACCGCGCTGTGGTGCAGGGGCATCCCGATCCACTCGCCGGCACCATCGACGGACCGATCGGCCGCCATCCGCGTCACGACTGGCGGTTCGCCGTGACCGCCGACGGCAAGCCCTCGATCACGCACTACGAGACGCTCGAGGCGTTCCCGTACGCCTCGCTGCTCGAGGTGCACCTGGAGACCGGCCGCACCCACCAGATCCGCGTGCACATGGCGGCCCAGCGGCACCCCTGCGTCGGCGACGCGATGTACGGGGCCGACGCGGCGCTGTCGGCGCGGTTGGGACTCACCCGCCAGTGGCTCCACGCCACGAAGCTGGGGTTCGCCCACCCGGCCACGGGCGAGTTCGTTCGGTTCGAGGCTGCCTACCCGGCCGACCTCCAGCACGCGCTGTCCGTGCTCGAGCTCGACTGGGCCGACGCCCGCCGATCCCGTCGGTGTCCCTGA
- a CDS encoding DivIVA domain-containing protein encodes MALTPEDVVQKRFQQTKFREGYDQDEVDDFLDEVVVELRRLIQEKDEVQQKLTAAEAKVAELQKGGSSAPAALAKAEPAPAPAPVVAPAAAPAAESTDNTAESSNNLLQLARRLHDEHVAEGAQRRDALIAEGHATAARVVAEAEAKQRAQMQILEQERSVLEHKIDELRNFEREYRSQLRGYIEGQLKDLDASSSSSAPDAKSGVTADSAAV; translated from the coding sequence ATGGCGCTCACTCCCGAAGACGTGGTCCAGAAGCGGTTTCAGCAGACCAAGTTCCGCGAAGGCTACGACCAGGACGAGGTGGACGACTTCCTCGACGAGGTCGTCGTCGAACTGCGTCGCCTCATCCAGGAGAAGGACGAGGTCCAGCAGAAGCTGACCGCGGCCGAGGCCAAGGTCGCCGAGCTGCAGAAGGGCGGCTCCTCCGCTCCCGCCGCGCTCGCCAAGGCTGAGCCCGCTCCCGCACCGGCTCCGGTCGTCGCACCCGCAGCGGCTCCTGCCGCCGAGTCGACCGACAACACGGCCGAGAGCTCCAACAACCTCCTGCAGCTGGCCCGCCGCCTGCACGACGAGCACGTCGCAGAGGGCGCTCAGCGTCGCGACGCACTCATCGCCGAAGGTCACGCGACCGCGGCACGTGTCGTCGCCGAGGCCGAGGCCAAGCAGCGCGCACAGATGCAGATCCTCGAGCAGGAGCGCTCCGTGCTGGAGCACAAGATCGACGAGCTGCGCAACTTCGAGCGCGAGTACCGCTCGCAGCTCCGCGGCTACATCGAGGGTCAGCTGAAGGACCTCGACGCCTCGTCGTCGAGCTCCGCACCCGATGCGAAGTCCGGCGTCACCGCCGACAGCGCAGCGGTCTAG
- the hisD gene encoding histidinol dehydrogenase: MITTIDLRGVRPSRTELLDMLPRPVVDITAAAHAAQALIDDVRADGSEALSAQADRFDGGRPERIRVPQAEIDAAVTALEPAVRAALVEAIDRVRTATRAQVPPERTTELGDGATVVQRWAPVGRVGLYVPGGKAVYPSSVVMNVVPAQEAGVGSVALASPPQREFGGRVHPTILGAAGLLGVTEVYAMGGAGAIGAFAYGVPDLALDPVDVVTGPGNIFVAAAKRLVKGQVGIDAEAGTTEILVIADAGADARLVAADLVSQAEHDEAAASLLVTDSAALATAVEEWLQRYAAGTRHGARVVEALGGPQSAIVLVDDLEAAVAFSNAYGPEHLEVQTRDPESLLGAITNAGAIFLGDHTPVSLGDYLAGSNHVLPTGGQARFSSGLGAFTFLRPQQVVRYDEPALRQVSAHIVALSGSEDLPAHGEAVSARFGPVDAEIRAADDTTAPTAPEGAR, translated from the coding sequence ATGATCACCACCATTGACCTCAGGGGAGTGCGGCCGAGCCGCACCGAGCTCCTGGACATGCTGCCCCGTCCCGTCGTCGACATCACCGCGGCAGCGCACGCCGCTCAGGCGTTGATCGACGACGTCCGAGCGGACGGTTCCGAGGCGCTCTCAGCGCAGGCAGACCGGTTCGACGGGGGACGCCCTGAGCGGATCCGCGTCCCACAGGCCGAGATCGACGCCGCCGTCACGGCACTCGAGCCGGCCGTGCGCGCCGCGCTCGTGGAGGCCATCGACCGGGTCCGGACCGCCACGAGAGCGCAGGTCCCGCCGGAGCGTACGACCGAACTCGGCGACGGCGCGACCGTCGTGCAGCGCTGGGCCCCGGTCGGTCGCGTCGGCCTCTACGTCCCGGGCGGGAAGGCCGTCTACCCCTCGAGTGTCGTCATGAACGTCGTGCCGGCCCAGGAGGCCGGCGTCGGTTCCGTGGCGCTCGCTTCGCCCCCGCAGCGCGAGTTCGGCGGCCGCGTCCACCCGACGATCCTCGGCGCCGCCGGGCTGCTCGGGGTGACCGAGGTCTACGCCATGGGCGGCGCCGGAGCGATCGGTGCGTTCGCCTACGGAGTACCAGACCTCGCCCTCGACCCGGTCGACGTCGTGACCGGCCCGGGCAACATCTTCGTGGCGGCCGCCAAGCGCCTCGTGAAGGGGCAGGTGGGGATCGACGCCGAAGCCGGGACCACCGAGATCCTGGTCATCGCGGACGCCGGGGCCGATGCCCGGCTCGTCGCAGCCGACCTCGTCAGCCAGGCGGAACACGACGAGGCGGCGGCATCGCTGCTCGTCACCGACAGTGCGGCGCTCGCCACCGCGGTGGAGGAGTGGCTGCAGCGGTACGCCGCAGGCACACGTCATGGAGCGCGCGTCGTCGAGGCCCTGGGCGGGCCGCAGTCGGCGATCGTGCTCGTCGACGACCTCGAGGCGGCCGTGGCGTTCAGCAACGCGTACGGGCCCGAGCACCTCGAGGTGCAGACCCGCGACCCGGAGTCGCTCCTCGGCGCCATCACCAACGCCGGCGCGATCTTCCTCGGCGACCACACCCCGGTGAGCCTCGGAGACTACCTGGCCGGGTCGAACCACGTCCTCCCGACGGGCGGTCAGGCACGATTCTCCTCGGGCCTCGGAGCGTTCACCTTCCTCCGGCCGCAGCAGGTCGTCCGGTACGACGAACCGGCGCTCCGTCAGGTCTCGGCCCACATCGTCGCTCTCTCAGGCTCGGAGGACCTGCCGGCGCACGGCGAGGCGGTGTCGGCCCGCTTCGGGCCCGTCGATGCCGAGATCCGTGCGGCGGACGACACCACCGCCCCCACCGCCCCCGAGGGAGCCCGCTGA
- a CDS encoding YggS family pyridoxal phosphate-dependent enzyme — MVDRLAAIRGRVADAARAAGRTHEPTLIVVTKFHPVALVQQLAAAGVTDVGENRHPEARDKAEAAAGLGLRWHFIGQLQTNKAKQVRRYVDAVHSVDRPELLRALSSPDRLIEVFLQVNLTDDPGRGGVVGDEALEALATETLEAEGVLLRGVMAVAPLDEPPAAAFARVVAASARVRSLAPQADGLSIGMSHDYVEAIEAGATHLRIGTAITGNRPV; from the coding sequence TTGGTCGATCGCCTCGCCGCGATCCGCGGTCGCGTCGCAGACGCCGCCCGTGCGGCCGGTCGCACCCACGAGCCGACGCTCATCGTCGTGACGAAGTTCCACCCGGTCGCACTCGTGCAGCAGCTCGCGGCCGCGGGGGTCACCGACGTGGGGGAGAACCGACACCCGGAGGCCCGCGACAAGGCCGAGGCGGCCGCCGGACTCGGGTTGCGGTGGCACTTCATCGGCCAGTTGCAGACGAACAAGGCCAAGCAGGTGCGCCGATACGTCGACGCCGTGCACTCGGTGGACCGGCCCGAACTCCTGCGCGCGCTGTCATCACCAGACCGCCTCATCGAGGTGTTCCTCCAGGTGAACCTGACCGACGACCCGGGTCGAGGCGGTGTGGTCGGCGACGAGGCGCTGGAAGCGCTCGCCACGGAGACGCTCGAAGCCGAAGGCGTCCTCCTGCGAGGCGTGATGGCCGTCGCGCCGCTCGACGAGCCACCGGCCGCCGCGTTCGCGCGGGTCGTCGCGGCGTCCGCGCGGGTGCGATCCCTCGCTCCGCAGGCCGACGGCCTGTCGATCGGGATGAGCCACGACTACGTCGAGGCGATCGAAGCGGGCGCGACACACCTACGCATCGGCACGGCAATCACCGGGAATCGTCCGGTGTGA
- the lspA gene encoding signal peptidase II, with amino-acid sequence MRSPASPPTAQRSSADTRLSPASPSKASARTLAVLALVAVVAYSADQFTKFLVTTNLTVGESVPVFGQALVLYFVKNSGAAFSLGAGYTWIFSILAAVVVVVIVWFARRIRSRAWAIVFGLLLGGVLGNLTDRLFREPSFGLGHVVDFISTPWMLPAIYNVADICIVVSMALFILLTLFGVNLDGTRTTRASERAAQDAEDREAEADAAVLDPAEPGDASPDAGRP; translated from the coding sequence ATGCGAAGTCCGGCGTCACCGCCGACAGCGCAGCGGTCTAGCGCAGACACCCGGTTGTCTCCCGCATCACCGTCGAAGGCCAGCGCCAGGACTCTTGCAGTCCTGGCGCTGGTTGCCGTCGTGGCCTATTCGGCCGATCAGTTCACGAAGTTCCTCGTCACCACCAACCTGACGGTCGGTGAGTCCGTCCCCGTCTTCGGACAGGCGCTGGTCCTGTACTTCGTCAAGAATTCGGGCGCCGCCTTCTCGCTGGGTGCCGGCTACACCTGGATCTTCTCGATCCTCGCCGCGGTGGTCGTCGTCGTCATCGTCTGGTTCGCGCGCCGCATCCGTTCGCGCGCCTGGGCGATCGTCTTCGGCCTGCTCCTCGGAGGCGTGCTCGGCAACCTGACCGACCGCCTCTTCCGAGAGCCGTCCTTCGGCCTCGGCCACGTCGTCGACTTCATTTCGACGCCCTGGATGCTCCCCGCGATCTACAACGTGGCCGACATCTGCATCGTGGTCAGCATGGCGCTGTTCATCCTCCTGACGCTCTTCGGTGTCAACCTCGACGGCACGCGCACGACGCGAGCCAGTGAACGGGCCGCCCAGGACGCGGAGGACCGCGAGGCTGAAGCCGACGCGGCCGTCCTCGATCCTGCGGAGCCTGGCGACGCGAGCCCGGACGCAGGTCGTCCGTGA
- a CDS encoding quinone-dependent dihydroorotate dehydrogenase, with protein MYRFLFAQVLSKLDPERAHHLAFDVIRSLPATGLGPVIRRWTAPRLDQSVETLGLRFETPFGVAAGFDKDGKGVLGLGLLGFGHVEVGTITAIPQPGNPKPRLFRLIADRAVVNRMGFNNGGADQARRRLERTARVSHRPVLGVNIGKSRVVDVADATADYVRSATLLSPVADYLVVNVSSPNTPGLRGLQELDQLAPLLEAVRAAAGSTPLLVKIAPDLSDAEVDRIAELVVELGLDGVIATNTTISRDGLATDPAVVEAAGAGGLSGAPLAARSLDVLRRIRAIVPPELCVISVGGVDTAEDVQERLDAGATLVQGYTAFLYRGPLWARHINRGLDRLARTGR; from the coding sequence GTGTACCGCTTCCTCTTCGCCCAGGTGCTGTCCAAGCTCGATCCCGAACGCGCACACCACCTGGCCTTCGACGTCATCCGTTCGCTTCCCGCCACCGGCCTCGGCCCCGTCATCAGACGCTGGACGGCACCGCGACTCGACCAGTCGGTGGAGACGCTGGGGCTGCGGTTCGAGACCCCGTTCGGTGTCGCCGCCGGCTTCGACAAGGACGGCAAGGGCGTCCTCGGCCTCGGACTCCTCGGGTTCGGCCATGTCGAGGTGGGCACGATCACGGCGATTCCGCAGCCGGGCAATCCCAAGCCCCGATTGTTCCGACTCATCGCCGATCGGGCGGTCGTCAACCGCATGGGCTTCAACAACGGGGGAGCCGACCAGGCCAGGCGTCGGCTCGAACGGACCGCGCGGGTGAGCCACCGACCCGTCCTCGGCGTGAACATCGGCAAGAGCCGTGTCGTGGACGTCGCCGACGCCACGGCCGACTACGTCCGGAGCGCGACGCTCCTCTCGCCCGTGGCCGACTACCTCGTCGTCAACGTCAGCTCGCCGAACACCCCGGGGCTCCGCGGCCTCCAGGAGCTCGACCAGCTCGCGCCGCTGCTCGAAGCCGTCCGTGCGGCCGCCGGATCCACGCCGTTGCTCGTCAAGATCGCGCCCGACCTCAGCGATGCGGAGGTCGACCGCATCGCAGAGCTGGTCGTGGAACTCGGCCTGGACGGTGTCATCGCGACGAACACGACCATCTCTCGCGACGGCCTGGCCACCGATCCCGCCGTCGTCGAGGCGGCCGGAGCCGGTGGGCTGTCCGGTGCGCCGCTTGCGGCTCGCTCGCTCGACGTCCTGCGGCGCATCCGGGCGATCGTGCCCCCGGAGCTGTGCGTCATCTCGGTCGGAGGCGTCGACACTGCCGAAGACGTGCAGGAACGCTTGGACGCAGGAGCCACGCTGGTGCAGGGCTACACGGCGTTCCTCTACCGTGGGCCGCTCTGGGCGCGGCACATCAACCGCGG